Proteins found in one Mytilus edulis chromosome 2, xbMytEdul2.2, whole genome shotgun sequence genomic segment:
- the LOC139512228 gene encoding abl interactor 2-like isoform X3, with protein sequence MAEVTQLLDQEIPEGRQHLQESYINLDKVAQYCRDNYLKSPDKKAALEETKNYTTHSLASVAYQINSLATNFLKLLDLQQNVVSEMESSVNYLSQTVNIHKEKVARREIGVLTTNKSSTRPLGVKNGIIFPEQAEKPTKYQRKAIDFSVYDEIGHGVKTGGVPRQQPSRTPSVSSTHQHQAPPPPSARPPTPPQTAAPPVKGPPQGHYRTPAPPVAPPSIPMAGGPGPFNSVVASNYSMGQITALPGQHTQHQEGQRRASATRYNQQGPPPVGMAHPQSRPSQVISQTSIASPPLPPPPSTDPNFDYPAAPPPPPQFTDVDDPPEDPYAPTGPLNLLTQDWVPNQYLEKVIAIYDYDADKPDELSFSENSVVYVLKKNDDGWYEGVCNGVTGLFPGNYVEPCM encoded by the exons ATGGCAGAAGTAACGCAGCTTCTTGATCAAGAAATCCCAGAAGGTCGCCAACATCTACAAGAAAGTTATATAAATCTTGACAAAGTTGCACAGTATTGTAGGGACAATTATCTAAAG tcaCCAGACAAGAAAGCAGCATTAGAAGAAACAAAGAATTACACAACACATTCTCTAGCCAGTGTTGCCTACCAGATTAATAGTTTAGCTACAAACTTTCTAAAGTTATTAGATCTGCAGCAAAATGTTGTCTCTGAGATGGAGTCCAGTGTGAACTACTTATCACAG ACAGTCAATATACATAAAGAAAAGGTAGCTAGGAGAGAAATTGGTGTTCTGACTACTAACAAAAGTTCTACCAGACCCTTGGGTGTGAAAAATGGAATCATTTTTCCTGAACAAGCAGAGAAACCAACAAAATATCAACGGAAAGCAATTGACTTTTCTGTTTATGATGAAATAGGTCATGGAGTCAAG ACTGGAGGTGTACCTAGACAGCAGCCAAGTCGTACTCCATCAGTGAGTAGTACGCATCAACATCAGGCTCCTCCTCCTCCTTCAGCTCGGCCACCTACTCCACCCCAGACAGCTGCTCCTCCTGTGAAGGGTCCACCTCAAGGTCATTACAGGACACCTGCACCACCAGTGGCGCCACCTTCAATACCAATGGCTGGTGGTCCAGGACCATTTAACAGTGTTGTTGCTAGCAATTATTCCATGGGACAGATAACAGCCTTACCTGGACAGCATA cACAACACCAAGAAGGACAGAGAAGAGCAAGTGCTACAAGATATAATCAACAGGGACCACCTCCTGTAGGCATGGCACATCCTCAGTCCAGACCTTCTCAAGTTATATCACAAACTTCTATTG CTTCTCCACCATTGCCACCCCCTCCATCAACGGACCCAAATTTTGACTATCCAGCAGCTCCACCTCCACCCCCCCAGTTTACAGATGTTGATGACCCACCTGAGGATCCATATGCACCAACTGGACCTCTTAATTTGCTGACGCAAGATTGGGTGCCTAACCAGTATTTAGAGAAAG TTATTGCTATTTATGACTATGATGCTGACAAGCCAGATGAACTCTCCTTCAGTGAGAACTCAGTCGTCTATGTTTTAAAGAAGAACGATGATGGATGGTACGAGGGTGTATGTAATGGCGTTACAGGACTTTTCCCAGGAAACTATGTTGAACCTTGCATGTGA
- the LOC139512228 gene encoding abl interactor 1-like isoform X2, which translates to MAEVTQLLDQEIPEGRQHLQESYINLDKVAQYCRDNYLKSPDKKAALEETKNYTTHSLASVAYQINSLATNFLKLLDLQQNVVSEMESSVNYLSQTVNIHKEKVARREIGVLTTNKSSTRPLGVKNGIIFPEQAEKPTKYQRKAIDFSVYDEIGHGVKTGGVPRQQPSRTPSVSSTHQHQAPPPPSARPPTPPQTAAPPVKGPPQGHYRTPAPPVAPPSIPMAGGPGPFNSVVASNYSMGQITALPGQHTQHQEGQRRASATRYNQQGPPPVGMAHPQSRPSQVISQTSIDALPPPPSPGIAGNTRTSDILEASPPLPPPPSTDPNFDYPAAPPPPPQFTDVDDPPEDPYAPTGPLNLLTQDWVPNQYLEKVIAIYDYDADKPDELSFSENSVVYVLKKNDDGWYEGVCNGVTGLFPGNYVEPCM; encoded by the exons ATGGCAGAAGTAACGCAGCTTCTTGATCAAGAAATCCCAGAAGGTCGCCAACATCTACAAGAAAGTTATATAAATCTTGACAAAGTTGCACAGTATTGTAGGGACAATTATCTAAAG tcaCCAGACAAGAAAGCAGCATTAGAAGAAACAAAGAATTACACAACACATTCTCTAGCCAGTGTTGCCTACCAGATTAATAGTTTAGCTACAAACTTTCTAAAGTTATTAGATCTGCAGCAAAATGTTGTCTCTGAGATGGAGTCCAGTGTGAACTACTTATCACAG ACAGTCAATATACATAAAGAAAAGGTAGCTAGGAGAGAAATTGGTGTTCTGACTACTAACAAAAGTTCTACCAGACCCTTGGGTGTGAAAAATGGAATCATTTTTCCTGAACAAGCAGAGAAACCAACAAAATATCAACGGAAAGCAATTGACTTTTCTGTTTATGATGAAATAGGTCATGGAGTCAAG ACTGGAGGTGTACCTAGACAGCAGCCAAGTCGTACTCCATCAGTGAGTAGTACGCATCAACATCAGGCTCCTCCTCCTCCTTCAGCTCGGCCACCTACTCCACCCCAGACAGCTGCTCCTCCTGTGAAGGGTCCACCTCAAGGTCATTACAGGACACCTGCACCACCAGTGGCGCCACCTTCAATACCAATGGCTGGTGGTCCAGGACCATTTAACAGTGTTGTTGCTAGCAATTATTCCATGGGACAGATAACAGCCTTACCTGGACAGCATA cACAACACCAAGAAGGACAGAGAAGAGCAAGTGCTACAAGATATAATCAACAGGGACCACCTCCTGTAGGCATGGCACATCCTCAGTCCAGACCTTCTCAAGTTATATCACAAACTTCTATTG ATGCTTTACCACCACCGCCATCTCCTGGGATAGCTGGTAACACCAGAACCAGCGATATATTGGAAG CTTCTCCACCATTGCCACCCCCTCCATCAACGGACCCAAATTTTGACTATCCAGCAGCTCCACCTCCACCCCCCCAGTTTACAGATGTTGATGACCCACCTGAGGATCCATATGCACCAACTGGACCTCTTAATTTGCTGACGCAAGATTGGGTGCCTAACCAGTATTTAGAGAAAG TTATTGCTATTTATGACTATGATGCTGACAAGCCAGATGAACTCTCCTTCAGTGAGAACTCAGTCGTCTATGTTTTAAAGAAGAACGATGATGGATGGTACGAGGGTGTATGTAATGGCGTTACAGGACTTTTCCCAGGAAACTATGTTGAACCTTGCATGTGA
- the LOC139512228 gene encoding abl interactor 1-like isoform X1: MAEVTQLLDQEIPEGRQHLQESYINLDKVAQYCRDNYLKSPDKKAALEETKNYTTHSLASVAYQINSLATNFLKLLDLQQNVVSEMESSVNYLSQTVNIHKEKVARREIGVLTTNKSSTRPLGVKNGIIFPEQAEKPTKYQRKAIDFSVYDEIGHGVKTGGVPRQQPSRTPSVSSTHQHQAPPPPSARPPTPPQTAAPPVKGPPQGHYRTPAPPVAPPSIPMAGGPGPFNSVVASNYSMGQITALPGQHTQHQEGQRRASATRYNQQGPPPVGMAHPQSRPSQVISQTSIGSRRRHARDALPPPPSPGIAGNTRTSDILEASPPLPPPPSTDPNFDYPAAPPPPPQFTDVDDPPEDPYAPTGPLNLLTQDWVPNQYLEKVIAIYDYDADKPDELSFSENSVVYVLKKNDDGWYEGVCNGVTGLFPGNYVEPCM, encoded by the exons ATGGCAGAAGTAACGCAGCTTCTTGATCAAGAAATCCCAGAAGGTCGCCAACATCTACAAGAAAGTTATATAAATCTTGACAAAGTTGCACAGTATTGTAGGGACAATTATCTAAAG tcaCCAGACAAGAAAGCAGCATTAGAAGAAACAAAGAATTACACAACACATTCTCTAGCCAGTGTTGCCTACCAGATTAATAGTTTAGCTACAAACTTTCTAAAGTTATTAGATCTGCAGCAAAATGTTGTCTCTGAGATGGAGTCCAGTGTGAACTACTTATCACAG ACAGTCAATATACATAAAGAAAAGGTAGCTAGGAGAGAAATTGGTGTTCTGACTACTAACAAAAGTTCTACCAGACCCTTGGGTGTGAAAAATGGAATCATTTTTCCTGAACAAGCAGAGAAACCAACAAAATATCAACGGAAAGCAATTGACTTTTCTGTTTATGATGAAATAGGTCATGGAGTCAAG ACTGGAGGTGTACCTAGACAGCAGCCAAGTCGTACTCCATCAGTGAGTAGTACGCATCAACATCAGGCTCCTCCTCCTCCTTCAGCTCGGCCACCTACTCCACCCCAGACAGCTGCTCCTCCTGTGAAGGGTCCACCTCAAGGTCATTACAGGACACCTGCACCACCAGTGGCGCCACCTTCAATACCAATGGCTGGTGGTCCAGGACCATTTAACAGTGTTGTTGCTAGCAATTATTCCATGGGACAGATAACAGCCTTACCTGGACAGCATA cACAACACCAAGAAGGACAGAGAAGAGCAAGTGCTACAAGATATAATCAACAGGGACCACCTCCTGTAGGCATGGCACATCCTCAGTCCAGACCTTCTCAAGTTATATCACAAACTTCTATTG GATCGAGGCGTAGACATGCAAGAG ATGCTTTACCACCACCGCCATCTCCTGGGATAGCTGGTAACACCAGAACCAGCGATATATTGGAAG CTTCTCCACCATTGCCACCCCCTCCATCAACGGACCCAAATTTTGACTATCCAGCAGCTCCACCTCCACCCCCCCAGTTTACAGATGTTGATGACCCACCTGAGGATCCATATGCACCAACTGGACCTCTTAATTTGCTGACGCAAGATTGGGTGCCTAACCAGTATTTAGAGAAAG TTATTGCTATTTATGACTATGATGCTGACAAGCCAGATGAACTCTCCTTCAGTGAGAACTCAGTCGTCTATGTTTTAAAGAAGAACGATGATGGATGGTACGAGGGTGTATGTAATGGCGTTACAGGACTTTTCCCAGGAAACTATGTTGAACCTTGCATGTGA